The Triticum dicoccoides isolate Atlit2015 ecotype Zavitan chromosome 6A, WEW_v2.0, whole genome shotgun sequence genome has a window encoding:
- the LOC119314971 gene encoding titin-like isoform X2, with product MATEDEAREAADGEEIQVEAGDLGTTHLQMNLDSKLSSHGEMKDEATAMDSTEGMKVTEDQVLERAPSVVEIPQEDTPNGTHASLNGHMKEGKIANEKPQENGQKGNEQVEASPDGISTDQSSTSNGEEAIDSLGHVENTAEDTSLLKHDNEEPKEHCQQDVEGAAIESKMVHKDTLQPDNDVEPTIDAQQGHNLEPEEVTEDTQPATVPCIPGEEVVAEAPAGVQTSLEPNVDEPDALPNTSGGDQEVLNQESTEETSDPLPEKTEETSHESNVSTSEETTPEHDAVTREPALDVQEVQNQGLAEEIADAKEVDTEQTVHQSGIASEEATPEDNATITEPSSDLQHLNNVESEEIKALEDAKAEETSDQSNVTIAEDATEDKEAIEDMQPVQGLEEEEPQNTGTVDMDEASNQPHADVINNLAEGDSVPACEPQVIGLKEEVKDTGATETQEITQQSAAASEELVTEDNSTAIEPSNDDIQQTLEQGSAEVKHAEVSETQEICHERTISAPEEDSVKDDVTAEVPSCDAQEVENVASVEEIKENTAENIVETSSAATVEEADQENNVLTSEDVPEQQIRGLETEEIQNTEPVETEEASDLRHPALLNDAAQEDIIPSDVPKTESTVSVEDTEAIKTEALPQESNVSISEEPASEQNITAREVSCDDLAREAAVDMQSAQELQSEKKKNAEFTEVSEASGEMDAAVIENPTHEDNLTISESLVMESAEVSSNEATEGQEMPQSDATQSEDHKTEENMAVSEPQILEPEPAEEMRDSEATKPRAISQESMSVPKDETAKEAASDIKEVQTEELIEKPDDVKTEEISNQNSGTIVGETAQEDKLLSSDPTGDVQAKKLESQKIGNSEDVQIEEASHQTDAEENLTENEPQITTEDNTAILTDVNIQQLQEPEPVEFRDTEATEPQGISPSHTVSGSEQSTPEDNEMTEPSPATQAENLESAIVREESKDVKSTDAIAEEETPREHVQESGAHVDIPPVENTEPVEVHDNVMTDDLPAEEVKDNEAIEVAEIHYESPVANIGDLTEDAKSNVALEDEAAPDEDVKATEATAAIPQPQEPELEEIKNSESVEVEDNIIARDLPAEEIKDIEAMETEMIPHESTGANISELINDVKSNVALADEAAPDEHAKATEATGAIPQPQEPDLEEIKNSEPAELEGNISANDLPAEEVKDTEAVETEAINESTDANNSELPEDVKNNVALADEAAPEEHVTVADDTVDMLQAQEPEVEEMKNTEPVEVEENVSASELPAEEVKDTEAINKSADANTTELTEEVKCNVALAAEEPHEEHVTVAETAVDIPQPQELELEEIKNTEPVEVEENMSASDMQAEEVKDTEAINESTDANISELTEDVKTNVALADEAAPEEHVIATEATVDIPQAQDPELEEIKNTETVEVEENISASDLPAEEVKDAEAKETEAITESTDANISELTEDVKSNVTRADEAAPEEHVIAAEAAVDIPQAQVSELQELENVEPDEVEENRSAGDLPAEEVKEIEAKETEAINESTDANISELTGDVTSNVTHVDEAAPEEHVTATEATVDIPRAQEPELEEIENVEPVEVEENTSANDMPAEELKDTEPKETEAINKSTDANISELTEDMKRNVALIDEAAHEEHVTVAETTVDIPQAQEPELEEIKNTEAGDLSAEEVKEIEPKETEAISERTDAIISELNEDVKSNVALADEEPHAEQVTVAERTVDIPQTQEPELEEIKNTEPVEVEENRSARYLQAEEVRETEAINESPDANISELTEDVTSNVAPADEAAPEEHVIATEATVDIPEAQEPELEETKSTEPAEVEENISANDLPAEEVKDTEAVETEAINESTDANNSELPEDVKNNVALPGEAAQEEQVTVADNTVDMPQAQEPEVEEMKNTEPVEVEENISASDLPAEEVKDTEAINESADANISELTEEVKCNVALADEEPHEEHVTVAETAVDIPQPQEPELEEIKNTEPVDVEENMSASDMQAEKVKDTEAINESTDANISELTEDVKTNVAPADEAAPEEHVIATEATVDIPQAQDPELEEIKNTETVEVEENISVSDQPAEEVKDPEAKETEAITESADANISELTEDVKSNVTRADEAAPEEHVIAAEAAVDIPQALVSELQELMRVEPDEVKENRSACDLPAEEVKETEAINESTDANISELTGDVTSNVTHVDEAAPEEHVTATEATVDIPRAQEPELEEIENVEPVEVEENTSVSDMPAEAVKDTEAKETEAINESTDANISELTEDMESNVALIGEAAHEEHVTVAKTTVDIPQAQEPELEEIKNTEAGDLSAEEVKEIEPKETEAISGRTDANISELNEDVKSNIVLADEEPHAEHVTVAERTVDIPQAQEPEPEEIKNTEPVEVEENRSASDLQAEEVKETEAINESPDANISELTEDVTSNVAHADEAAPEEHVIASKATVDIPRAQERDLEEIKNTEPVEVVEFISASDLPTEEVKETETKETEAINESTDPNINELTEDVKGNIAHADEAAPEEHVIAAEATDDIPQAQVPELEELKNTEPVEVEENKSATDLPAEEVKDTETMETEAVHKSADTNISELTEDVTLADEAAADVQIDVPLAKEPALEEMKNIEPVEAQDGITPDNVPAEEINDTEAMETGEIPHESTDDSLTASAALPDIQQVPEQEAVEDKACTDTTENQGEPQQSIVSTSAELTPTEEETAVVKHTQDTHVQNASSEPGTDPNLLVQSAHQSELAEDSKGQLVKAEETGQSNGATLEEPTAEDNAANEIGPLADSKQERGLESVEENKCIDATEGEEASHLSQDPGLEEPVSERDIATVEPTSDIQQVNDMDEAEEITATEAINGEEISSQKTEVATLEEPSPTDNGTAPEQNPVELDEENLGNEISNAILADENIKEEIQEPREQKDESSDLGEKTAFTTHKDESATEEDVVQISGEDTVGTSNNIEQIKELPKSVIEHSGDHTDDQDDEQLHNVELQMQVCERSVDLTTEQPDDHVQKVNLDQQKKEDEAIEKQTEEIQTDEQNRDDSRADFTRETILEPQSNEIVTTNRKDDADVFEAEQTEAVTTEMLKNEQTLHIAQESIPSITDAKVENSTEIEETTAQEDAPNNTGTLYTDADAEKYNEDEKENTEIDAAVAKTSTDEQDGTTDETKNEEDPTVVPQNVESRVHSEEKECINNANDGMQAIQASEEEIVDEVEKKEEIQNEDTNVNHDEIETKLVDEEASGLQDLSFHPKVVDDKLATEQNGAEVETDSNEEMATGYTAVTESVKRGEAIYDKAGGSDVALSDENLETIEDNRRNLEASPAVTASGESMNEDNEHHKPALPAHSAVDGNETEQASGLEVTERELFPEKPLPTESEEQEESQITKEQDGENVQEQETDDTEKEEKEAEQSYLPVSHFLMNLIMGKESNEPDGNSEFKAEKKQEETTKDGSSLITSQQEESLVPIPTENKVDNERIFEQGKHNIEGSEETHDIELEKDEELNRDTHDLEAPVCQNNVQGETSSEMVPGGSGLTTEMETRDIKLGEKATNSVCQEHMEATTQIEEGSLKSNLHDITNPKVSQEDTLEEGITDLQHKPLPENRSSDAVSGQTLLLTEPNMGDEKNLPNDTDDLQSPLSTKREESNESSNTEAESTVEAELENGVDKEEKNQQTTTTGGVTEEQIENEHDISQKSTEAISDEQKGEITEPVMGNEIILVPEKGISAGSECKDEKQSSKFSNSELDNSEKALEIQLDGSSLHIDQDKQDESAGDQIVMEKNNLLDKPGESDLQKLQEMEVAQESPEGSDEGDQISLPIREPVIKEVNVNKTVDSHVQTVNTQSQEEQETFNSQVHQHDLDVASPEEAPEAEEKIVESKPEFSTDEEQSPKKDESNMAGEKTYDEKTKGAQEAKSLPDEAKTKVEEQGVVQKASHNQKRDLDVVSLTEAPGSEETVVDIKEPEFSTDEEESPKKDVSNMAEEKSYDKKTNGDEEAKNFTDDAPTKIEDREAGQKASPKKHNILSGVGSKVKHQLAKVKKAIIGKPGHTKSESPKA from the exons GAAATTCAAGTGGAAGCTGGGGATCTAGGAACAACCCATTTGCAAATGAACCTAGACAGCAAGCTTTCATCTCATGGGGAGATGAAGGACGAGGCAACAGCCATGGATTCAACTGAAGGAATGAAGGTTACAGAGGATCAAGTTTTAGAAAGAGCACCCTCTGTAGTCGAAATTCCTCAAGAAGATACCCCAAATGGTACACATGCTTCTCTGAATGGTCATATGAAAGAAGGGAAGATCGCTAATGAGAAGCCACAAGAAAATGGTCAGAAAGGTAACGAGCAGGTAGAAGCTTCACCAGATGGAATAAGCACCGATCAGAGCAGCACAAGTAATGGCGAAGAGGCAATTGATTCTTTAGGCCATGTTGAGAACACTGCAGAAGATACCAGCCTTCTAAAACATGATAATGAAGAGCCAAAAGAACATTGTCAACAAGATGTAGAAGGTGCTGCAATAGAGAGCAAAATGGTGCACAAAGACACACTGCAGCCTGACAATGATGTTGAGCCAACAATTGATGCTCAACAAGGCCACAATCTGGAACCAGAAGAAGTAACTGAGGACACACAACCCGCAACCGTGCCATGTATTCCTGGTGAAGAGGTTGTAGCTGAAGCACCTGCTGGAGTCCAAACTTCTTTGGAGCCTAATGTGGATGAGCCTGACGCCCTTCCGAATACTAGTGGTGGTGATCAAGAAGTGCTGAACCAAGAATCAACAGAAGAAACCAGTGACCCTCTGCCTGAAAAAACTGAAGAAACTTCTCATGAGAGCAATGTGTCCACCTCTGAGGAGACAACTCCAGAACATGATGCAGTGACAAGGGAGCCAGCTCTTGATGTTCAAGAAGTGCAAAACCAGGGATTAGCAGAAGAAATAGCAGATGCCAAAGAAGTTGATACTGAGCAAACAGTTCACCAAAGTGGTATTGCTTCTGAGGAGGCAACTCCAGAAGATAATGCAACAATCACTGAACCAAGTTCTGACCTCCAACATTTAAATAATGTGGAGtcagaagaaataaaggctcttgaaGATGCCAAAGCTGAAGAAACCTCCGATCAAAGCAATGTGACAATTGCTGAAGATGCAACCGAAGATAAGGAGGCAATAGAAGATATGCAGCCAGTTCAAGGGTTGGAAGAAGAAGAACCTCAGAACACTGGAACTGTCGACATGGATGAAGCTTCCAATCAACCACATGCTGATGTCATCAATAACCTTGCAGAAGGAGACAGTGTACCAGCATGTGAGCCCCAGGTGATAGGATTAAAAGAAGAGGTGAAGGACACTGGAGCCACTGAAACTCAAGAAATCACTCAACAAAGTGCTGCTGCTTCAGAGGAGCTAGTAACAGAAGATAATTCTACGGCAATTGAGCCATCGAATGATGATATCCAGCAAACCCTGGAACAAGGATCAGCTGAAGTTAAGCACGCAGAAGTTTCTGAGACTCAAGAAATCTGCCATGAAAGAACTATTTCTGCTCCTGAGGAGGACTCTGTAAAAGATGATGTAACAGCAGAAGTACCAAGCTGTGATGCCCAAGAGGTAGAAAATGTAGCATCAGTAGAAGAAATCAAGGAGAACACAGCTGAGAATATCGTCGAAACCTCTAGTGCGGCAACTGTTGAAGAGGCAGATCAAGAAAACAATGTGCTAACAAGTGAAGATGTGCCTGAACAGCAAATACGGGGGCTTGAAACAGAAGAAATACAGAACACTGAACCTGTTGAAACAGAAGAAGCTTCTGACCTAAGGCATCCTGCTCTCTTGAATGACGCAGCTCAAGAAGATATTATACCGAGTGATGTGCCAAAGACTGAATCAACAGTAAGCGTGGAGGATACTGAAGCCATTAAAACTGAAGCTCTCCCTCAGGAAAGCAATGTTTCCATTtctgaggagcctgcttcagaacaAAATATAACAGCACGTGAAGTAAGTTGTGATGATCTTGCCAGAGAGGCAGCTGTTGATATGCAATCAGCGCAGGAGCTACAGTCAGAAAAGAAGAAGAATGCTGAATTTACTGAAGTGAGTGAAGCATCTGGTGAAATGGATGCTGCCGTCATTGAGAACCCAACTCATGAAGATAACCTAACCATAAGTGAGTCGCTTGTGATGGAATCAGCAGAAGTGAGCAGCAATGAAGCCACTGAAGGCCAAGAAATGCCTCAAAGTGATGCTACTCAGTCAGAAGATcacaaaacagaagaaaatatgGCAGTGAGTGAACCACAGATCCTGGAACCAGAACCTGCTGAAGAAATGAGAGACAGTGAAGCCACTAAGCCTCGAGCTATCTCGCAAGAAAGCATGTCTGTTCCAAAAGATGAAACAGCAAAAGAAGCAGCTTCTGATATCAAAGAAGTACAAACCGAAGAGCTCATAGAGAAACCTGATGATGTGAAAACTGAAGAAATATCCAACCAGAACAGTGGGACTATCGTTGGAGAAACAGCACAGGAAGACAAGTTACTATCAAGTGACCCAACTGGTGATGTACAAGCAAAGAAGCTCGAATCACAAAAGATTGGTAACAGTGAGGATGTTCAAATTGAAGAAGCTTCCCATCAAACAGATGCTGAAGAAAATTTGACAGAAAATGAGCCACAAATAACAACAGAAGATAACACAGCAATCCTGACAGATGTTAACATTCAACAGCTTCAAGAGCCAGAACCGGTTGAATTCAGGGACACTGAAGCTACTGAACCTCAAGGCATCTCCCCATCTCACACTGTCTCTGGTTCTGAGCAGTCCACACCAGAAGATAACGAGATGACAGAACCCAGTCCTGCCACTCAAGCAGAGAATTTAGAATCAGCAATAGTGAGGGAGGAAAGTAAAGATGTGAAAAGCACTGATGCAATTGCTGAGGAGGAAACCCCCAGAGAACACGTACAGGAATCTGGGGCACATGTTGATATACCACCAGTGGAGAATACTGAGCCCGTTGAGGTGCATGACAATGTAATGACAGATGACCTGCCAGCAGAAGAGGTGAAGGACAATGAAGCCATAGAGGTTGCAGAAATCCACTATGAGAGCCCTGTTGCAAATATTGGTGATCTCACTGAAGATGCCAAAAGCAATGTTGCTCTTGAAGATGAGGCAGCTCCTGATGAAGATGTAAAAGCAACAGAGGCAACTGCTGCTATACCACAACCACAAGAGCCAGAATTAGAAGAGATCAAGAATAGTGAATCTGTTGAAGTggaagataatataatagcaagggACCTGCCAGCAGAAGAGATCAAGGACATTGAAGCCATGGAAACTGAGATGATCCCTCATGAGAGTACTGGTGCAAACATTAGCGAGCTCATCAATGATGTGAAAAGCAATGTTGCCCTTGCAGACGAGGCAGCTCCTGATGAACATGCAAAAGCAACAGAGGCAACTGGTGCTATACCACAACCGCAAGAGCCAGACCTAGAAGAGATCAAGAATAGTGAACCTGCTGAATTGGAAGGAAACATATCAGCAAATGATCTGCCAGCAGAAGAGGTGAAGGATACTGAAGCCGTGGAGACTGAAGCAATCAACGAGAGCACTGATGCAAACAACAGTGAGCTCCCTGAAGATGTGAAAAACAATGTTGCTCTTGCAGACGAGGCCGCTCCTGAAGAACATGTAACAGTAGCTGATGATACAGTTGATATGCTACAAGCACAAGAGCCAGAAGTAGAAGAGATGAAGAATACTGAACCTGTTGAAGTGGAAGAAAACGTATCAGCAAGTGAACTGCCAGCAGAAGAGGTGAAGGACACTGAAGCAATCAACAAGAGTGCTGATGCAAACACCACCGAGCTCACCGAGGAGGTGAAATGCAATGTTGCTCTTGCAGCCGAGGAACCTCATGAAGAGCATGTAACAGTAGCTGAGACAGCAGTTGATATACCACAACCACAGGAGCTGGAACTAGAAGAGATCAAGAACACTGAACCTGTTGAGGTGGAAGAAAACATGTCAGCAAGTGACATGCAGGCAGAAGAGGTGAAAGACACTGAAGCAATCAATGAGAGCACTGATGCGAACATCAGTGAGCTCACTGAGGATGTCAAAACTAATGTTGCTCTTGCAGACGAGGCAGCTCCTGAAGAACATGTGATAGCAACTGAGGCAACAGTTGACATACCACAAGCACAAGATCCAGAACTAGAAGAAATCAAGAATACTGAAACTGTTGAAGTGGAAGAAAACATATCAGCAAGTGACCTGCCGGCAGAAGAAGTGAAGGACGCTGAAGCCAAAGAAACAGAAGCAATAACCGAGAGCACTGATGCAAACATCAGTGAACTCACTGAGGATGTGAAAAGTAATGTTACTCGTGCAGATGAGGCAGCTCCAGAAGAGCATGTAATAGCAGCTGAGGCAGCAGTTGATATACCACAAGCACAAGTGTCAGAACTACAAGAGCTCGAGAATGTTGAACCTGACGAGGTGGAAGAAAACAGATCAGCAGGTGACCTGCCAGCAGAAGAGGTGAAGGAAATTGAAGCCAAGGAAACTGAAGCAATTAACGAGAGCACTGATGCAAACATCAGCGAGCTCACTGGCGATGTGACAAGCAATGTTACTCATGTAGACGAGGCAGCTCCTGAAGAGCATGTAACAGCAACTGAGGCAACGGTTGATATTCCGCGAGCACAAGAGCCAGAACTAGAAGAGATTGAGAATGTTGAACCTGTTGAGGTGGAAGAAAACACATCAGCTAATGACATGCCGGCAGAAGAGCTGAAGGACACTGAACCCAAGGAAACTGAAGCAATCAACAAGAGCACTGATGCAAACATCAGTGAGCTCACTGAAGATATGAAAAGGAATGTTGCTCTTATAGATGAGGCAGCTCATGAAGAACATGTAACAGTAGCTGAGACAACAGTCGATATACCACAAGCACAAGAGCCGGAGCTAGAAGAGATCAAGAATACTGAAGCCGGTGACCTGTCAGCAGAAGAGGTCAAGGAAATTGAACCCAAGGAAACTGAAGCAATCAGCGAAAGGACTGATGCAATCATCAGCGAGCTCAATGAGGATGTAAAAAGCAATGTTGCTCTTGCAGACGAGGAACCTCATGCAGAGCAGGTAACAGTAGCTGAGAGAACAGTTGACATACCACAAACCCAGGAGCCAGAACTAGAAGAGATCAAGAATACTGAACCTGTTGAGGTGGAAGAAAATAGATCAGCACGTTACCTGCAAGCAGAAGAGGTGAGGGAAACTGAAGCAATCAATGAGAGCCCTGATGCAAACATTAGCGAGCTCACTGAGGATGTGACAAGCAATGTTGCTCCTGCGGACGAGGCAGCTCCTGAAGAGCATGTAATAGCAACTGAGGCAACGGTTGATATACCAGAAGCACAAGAGCCAGAACTAGAAGAGACCAAGAGTACTGAACCTGCTGAAGTAGAAGAAAACATATCAGCAAATGATCTGCCAGCAGAAGAGGTGAAGGATACTGAAGCCGTGGAGACTGAAGCAATCAACGAGAGCACTGATGCAAACAACAGTGAGCTCCCTGAAGATGTGAAAAACAATGTTGCTCTTCCAGGCGAGGCCGCTCAAGAAGAACAAGTAACAGTAGCTGATAATACAGTTGATATGCCACAAGCACAAGAGCCAGAAGTAGAAGAGATGAAGAATACTGAACCTGTTGAAGTAGAAGAGAACATATCAGCAAGTGACCTGCCAGCAGAAGAGGTGAAGGACACTGAAGCAATCAACGAGAGTGCTGATGCAAACATCAGCGAGCTCACAGAGGAGGTGAAATGCAATGTTGCTCTTGCAGACGAGGAACCTCATGAAGAGCATGTAACAGTAGCTGAGACAGCAGTTGATATACCACAACCACAGGAGCCGGAACTAGAAGAGATCAAGAATACTGAACCTGTTGATGTGGAAGAAAACATGTCAGCAAGTGACATGCAGGCAGAAAAGGTGAAAGACACTGAAGCAATCAATGAGAGCACTGATGCGAACATCAGTGAGCTCACTGAGGATGTCAAAACTAATGTTGCTCCTGCAGACGAGGCAGCTCCTGAAGAACATGTGATAGCAACTGAGGCAACAGTTGACATACCACAAGCACAAGATCCAGAACTAGAAGAAATCAAGAATACTGAAACTGTTGAAGTGGAAGAAAACATATCAGTAAGTGATCAGCCGGCAGAAGAGGTGAAGGACCCTGAAGCCAAAGAAACAGAAGCAATAACCGAGAGCGCTGATGCAAACATCAGTGAACTCACTGAGGATGTGAAAAGTAATGTTACTCGTGCAGATGAGGCAGCTCCAGAAGAGCATGTAATAGCAGCTGAGGCAGCAGTTGATATACCACAAGCACTAGTATCAGAACTACAAGAGCTCATGAGAGTTGAACCTGATGAGGTGAAAGAAAACAGATCAGCATGTGACCTGCCAGCGGAAGAGGTGAAGGAAACTGAAGCAATTAACGAGAGCACTGATGCAAACATCAGCGAGCTCACTGGCGATGTGACAAGCAATGTTACTCATGTAGACGAGGCAGCTCCTGAAGAGCATGTAACAGCAACTGAGGCAACGGTTGATATTCCGCGAGCACAAGAGCCAGAACTAGAAGAGATTGAGAATGTTGAACCTGTTGAGGTGGAAGAAAACACATCAGTGAGTGACATGCCGGCAGAAGCGGTGAAGGACACTGAAGCCAAGGAAACTGAAGCAATCAACGAGAGCACTGATGCAAACATCAGTGAGCTCACTGAAGATATGGAAAGCAACGTTGCTCTTATAGGTGAGGCAGCTCATGAAGAACATGTAACAGTAGCTAAGACAACAGTCGATATACCACAAGCACAAGAACCGGAGCTAGAAGAGATCAAGAATACTGAAGCAGGTGACCTGTCAGCAGAAGAGGTCAAGGAAATTGAACCCAAGGAAACTGAAGCAATCAGCGGAAGGACTGATGCAAACATCAGCGAGCTCAATGAGGATGTGAAAAGCAATATTGTTCTTGCAGATGAGGAACCTCATGCAGAGCACGTAACAGTAGCTGAGAGAACAGTTGACATACCACAAGCACAGGAGccagaaccagaagagatcaaaaaTACTGAACCTGTTGAGGTGGAAGAAAATAGATCAGCAAGTGACCTGCAAGCAGAAGAGGTGAAGGAAACTGAAGCAATCAATGAGAGCCCTGATGCAAACATCAGTGAGCTCACTGAGGATGTGACAAGCAATGTTGCTCATGCAGACGAGGCAGCTCCTGAAGAGCATGTAATAGCATCCAAGGCAACAGTTGATATTCCACGAGCACAAGAGCGAGACCTAGAAGAAATCAAGAATACTGAACCAGTTGAAGTGGTAGAATTCATATCAGCGAGTGACCTGCCGACAGAAGAGGTGAAGGAGACTGAAACCAAGGAAACTGAAGCAATCAATGAGAGCACTGATCCAAACATCAATGAGCTCACTGAGGATGTAAAAGGCAATATTGCTCATGCAGATGAGGCAGCTCCTGAAGAACATGTAATAGCAGCTGAGGCAACAGATGATATACCACAAGCACAAGTGCCAGAACTAGAAGAGCTCAAGAATACTGAACCTGTTGAGGTGGAAGAAAACAAATCAGCAACTGACCTGCCAGCTGAAGAGGTGAAGGACACTGAAACCATGGAAACTGAAGCAGTCCACAAGAGCGCTGATACAAACATCAGTGAGCTCACTGAAGATGTTACTCTTGCGGATGAGGCAGCTGCTGACGTACAAATCGATGTACCGCTAGCAAAGGAGCCAGCACTAGAAGAGATGAAGAATATTGAACCTGTTGAAGCACAAGACGGTATAACACCGGATAATGTCCCAGCAGAAGAGATAAATGACACTGAAGCCATGGAGACTGGAGAAATCCCTCATGAGAGCACAGATGACAGTTTAACAGCAAGTGCAGCACTTCCTGATATTCAACAAGTCCCAGAACAAGAAGCAGTCGAAGATAAGGCATGCACTGACACCACAGAAAACCAAGGGGAACCTCAACAAAGCATTGTTTCTACTTCTGCTGAGCTTACTCCAACAGAAGAAGAAACAGCAGTAGTAAAgcatactcaagatacacatgtacAGAATGCCAGCAGTGAACCGGGAACTGACCCAAATTTGCTTGTCCAATCAGCACATCAATCAGAATTGGCTGAAGACAGCAAGGGTCAACTTGTAAAGGCAGAAGAAACAGGCCAAAGTAATGGTGCCACCCttgaagaaccaactgcagaagaCAATGCTGCAAATGAAATCGGCCCGCTTGCTGATTCTAAACAAGAGCGTGGACTAGAATCAGTGGAAGAAAACAAATGTATTGATGCTACTGAAGGTGAAGAAGCCTCCCATTTAAGCCAAGATCCTGGTTTAGAGGAGCCAGTTTCAGAACGTGATATAGCAACAGTTGAGCCAACTTCTGATATTCAACAAGTAAATGACATGGATGAAGCAGAAGAAATCACGGCCACTGAAGCCATCAACGGGGAAGAAATTTCCTCTCAAAAAACAGAAGTTGCTACTTTGGAGGAACCATCTCCAACAGATAATGGAACGGCGCCAGAACAAAATCCTGTTGAGTTAGACGAAGAGAACTTGGGAAATGAAATCAGCAATGCAATCTTGGCGGATGAAAACATCAAAGAGGAAATACAAGAGCCAAGAGAACAAAAG GACGAATCATCTGACTTGGGTGAAAAAACTGCTTTCACAACTCACAAGGACGAGAGCGCTACTGAGGAAGATGTTGTACAAATTTCTGGTGAAGATACAGTAGGGACTTCAAACAATATTGAGCAAATCAAAGAACTGCCAAAATCTGTAATTGAACATAGTGGTGACCATACCGATGATCAAGATGACGAGCAACTTCACAATGTGGAGCTTCAAATGCAGGTGTGTGAGCGGTCAGTGGATTTAACCACTGAGCAGCCAGATGACCACGTGCAAAAGGTTAACTTGGATCAGCAGAAGAAAGAAGATGAGGCGATTGAAAAGCAAACGGAAGAAATACAGACAGATGAGCAGAATCGTGATGACAGTAGGGCTGATTTCACCAGAGAGACAATATTGGAGCCCCAGAGCAACGAAATTGTCACGACAAATAGGAAAGACGACGCTGATGTGTTTGAG GCTGAACAAACAGAGGCAGTGACTACTGAAATGCTCAAGAATGAACAAACCCTACATATAGCCCAAGAATCCATTCCAAGCATTACAGATGCGAAGGTTGAGAACTCCACGGAAATAGAAGAaacaactgcacaagaagatgcacCCAACAACACTGGCACTTTATATACTGATGCTGATGCTGAAAAATATAATGAAGATGAGAAGGAGAATACAGAAATAGATGCAGCAGTAGCAAAAACTTCTACTGATGAACAGGATGGAACAACTGATGAAACTAAAAATGAAGAG GATCCTACAGTGGTTCCTCAGAATGTTGAATCCAGAGTGCACTCCGAAGAGAAAGAATGCATAAACAACGCCAATGATGGTATGCAGGCCATTCAAGCATCAGAAGAAGAGATCGTTGATGAAGTGGAAAAGAAGGAAGAAATACAAAATGAAGACACCAATGTTAATCATGACGAAATTGAGACCAAACTTGTAGATGAAGAGGCGTCTGGACTGCAGGACTTGAGCTTTCATCCAAAG GTTGTAGATGACAAGTTGGCAACAGAGCAGAATGGTGCAGAAGTTGAAACTGACTCGAATGAGGAAATGGCGACTGGCTATACAGCAGTCACTGAATCAGTCAAACGCGGTGAAGCAATCTACGATAAG GCTGGTGGATCTGATGTGGCACTATCTGATGAAAATCTCGAGACCATTGAGGACAACAGAAGGAATCTTGAGGCTTCACCTGCAGTTACAGCATCAGGAGAAAGTATGAACGAAGACAATGAACATCATAAGCCTGCTCTTCCTGCACACTCCGCCGTGGATGGAAATGAAACCGAACAGGCATCTGGCTTAGAGGTAACAGAAAGAGAGTTGTTTCCAGAGAAGCCACTCCCCACCGAATCAGAAGAGCAAGAAGAGAGTCAAATAACCAAAGAACAAGATGGAGAGAACGTACAAGAGCAAGAAACTGATGACacagagaaagaagaaaaagaagctgaACAGAGTTATTTGCCTGTCTCCCATTTTCTGATGAACCTgataatgggaaaagagagcaatgaGCCAGATGGAAATTCGGAATTTAAGGCTGAAAAGAAGCAAGAAGAAACCACAAAAGATGGCAGTTCTTTGATCACCTCACAACAGGAAGAAAGCTTGGTGCCAATCCCAACAGAAAATAAGGTGGACAATGAACGCATCTTTGAACAAGGAAAACATAATATAGAAGGCTCTGAAGAAACACATGATATCGAGCTGGAAAAGGATGAAGAGCTCAATAGGGACACTCATGATTTGGAAGCACCAGTATGCCAAAACAATGTCCAGGGTGAAACTTCTAGTGAAATGGTACCTGGTGGATCTGGCCTGACTACAGAAATGGAAACTAGAGACATCAAGCTGGGTGAAAAGGCAACCAATTCTGTTTGTCAGGAACATATGGAAGCGACAACACAGATTGAAGAAGGAAGCTTGAAGAGCAACCTTCATGACATAACAAACCCAAAGGTTTCTCAAGAGGACACATTAGAGGAAGGAATAACAGACCTTCAGCACAAGCCTTTACCTGAAAATAGAAGTTCTGATGCAGTGTCCGGGCAAACACTCTTGTTGACAGAACCAAATAtgggtgatgaaaagaatttgcctAATGACACTGACGATCTTCAAAGTCCCCTGAGCACAAAAAGAGAAGAGTCCAATGAATCTTCCAACACTGAGGCCGAAAGTACTGTAGAGGCAGAACTGGAGAATGGAGTAGACAAGGAAGAAAAGAATCAGCAGACAACCACCACAGGTGGAGTTACAGAAGAACAGATAGAAAATGAGCATGATATCTCGCAGAAAAGCACAGAAGCAATATCTGATGAGCAGAAGGGTGAAATTACTGAACCAGTTATGGGCAATGAGATAATTTTGGTTCC